A single genomic interval of Asinibacterium sp. OR53 harbors:
- the secA gene encoding preprotein translocase subunit SecA: MLKFIAKLFGGSKSEKDVQQILPIVEKVNQFYEQYQSLTNDELRHKTVEFRQRIREYLSEIDTEIEAKRQSAEALPEGDIHGRDAIYQEVDKLKKDRDKKLEEILVEIQPEAFAVVKETARRFTHNTEIAATANDFDRELSVKKDYVQIRGDQSVFNNTWLAAGGKVTWNMVHYDVQLIGGSVLHQGKIAEMATGEGKTLVSTLPAYLNALAAEGVHIVTVNDYLARRDSEWNGPIFEWLGLRVDCIDKHEPNSEARRNAYLADITYGTNNEFGFDYLRDNMVHTPEEMVQRKHHFAMVDEVDSVLIDDARTPLIISGPIGHNTGEQQFFELKPRIEKLVEAQKRATNQFLNEAKKKIGEGNDDPKDGGLALFRAHRGLPKNNALIKFLSEPGMRVKLQKAENHYLADQQREMHKADEELFFYIDEKNNSVELTDKGIQLITRSGEDPNFFILPDISLSLAAIDNNAQATTEEKLHQKEQIISEYAVKADRIHTVQQLLKAYTLFDKDVEYVVMDGAVKIVDEQTGRILDGRRYSDGLHQAIEAKENVKIEAATQTYATVTLQNYFRMYHKLAGMTGTAETEAAELWDIYKLDVVSIPTNISIIRKDEHDLVYKTKREKFGAVIDEIAKLRDGGRPVLVGTTSVEVSELLSRMLRQKQIPHNVLNAKQHAREAQIVAEAGLAGAVTIATNMAGRGTDIKLGPGVKEAGGLAILGTERHESRRVDRQLRGRAGRQGDPGSSQFFVSLEDDLMRMFGSERIAKVMDFAGYKEGEVIQHSMITKSIERAQKKVEENNFGIRKRLLEYDDVMNKQRTVIYTKRNHALFGERLALDLDNAFYTVAEDLVISFKEQNDHEGFRLAAIVDFGIDTTITAEELNKSTDQQLTEKLYGEVIANYERKKRELMVQALPVFKNIRQQQGTHIENVIVPFTDGRKGMQVLANMEKTLHTQGAELLNALERSVTLGLIDDAWKEHLRAMDDLKQSVQTATYEQKDPLVIYKMEAFGLFKKMDSEVNRDIVQFLCHAGIPLNEGDELKEGRQQKTDMSRMNANKDNADGAPSENDYYDPTPVKQQPVHVAPKIGRNDPCPCGSGKKYKACHGREA; this comes from the coding sequence ATGTTGAAATTCATTGCTAAATTATTCGGCGGCAGTAAGAGCGAAAAAGATGTACAGCAGATATTGCCCATCGTTGAGAAGGTGAACCAGTTTTACGAACAGTACCAGTCGCTCACGAACGACGAACTGCGCCATAAAACAGTTGAATTCAGGCAGCGTATCCGCGAATACCTCAGCGAGATCGATACCGAGATCGAAGCCAAAAGGCAATCTGCCGAAGCCCTTCCTGAGGGAGATATCCATGGCCGCGACGCCATTTACCAGGAGGTGGACAAACTGAAAAAAGACCGCGATAAAAAACTGGAAGAAATACTGGTGGAAATCCAGCCCGAAGCCTTTGCCGTAGTAAAGGAAACAGCCCGCCGGTTCACCCATAATACCGAAATAGCCGCTACGGCCAACGATTTCGACCGGGAACTGAGTGTGAAGAAAGATTATGTGCAGATCAGGGGCGACCAGTCGGTATTTAATAATACCTGGTTAGCAGCCGGTGGTAAAGTTACCTGGAACATGGTGCACTACGACGTGCAGCTGATCGGTGGTAGCGTGCTGCACCAGGGTAAAATTGCCGAGATGGCCACCGGTGAGGGTAAAACATTGGTGTCTACCCTGCCTGCCTATCTGAATGCGCTTGCAGCAGAGGGGGTTCATATTGTTACCGTGAACGATTACCTGGCCCGGAGGGATAGTGAGTGGAATGGCCCCATCTTCGAATGGCTGGGCCTGCGCGTAGATTGCATCGATAAACATGAACCCAACAGCGAAGCGCGGCGCAATGCTTACCTCGCAGATATCACTTATGGTACCAACAACGAATTTGGTTTCGACTACCTGCGCGATAACATGGTGCACACACCGGAAGAAATGGTGCAACGCAAACACCATTTTGCTATGGTGGATGAGGTGGACTCAGTATTGATCGATGATGCCAGAACGCCGTTGATCATATCGGGCCCTATCGGTCACAATACAGGTGAACAACAGTTCTTTGAACTGAAACCCCGGATCGAGAAGCTGGTGGAAGCACAGAAAAGAGCCACCAACCAGTTTCTGAATGAAGCCAAGAAAAAAATTGGAGAAGGCAACGACGACCCGAAAGACGGCGGATTGGCCCTTTTCCGTGCCCATCGTGGTCTGCCCAAGAATAATGCGCTGATCAAATTCCTCAGCGAGCCCGGCATGCGTGTGAAATTGCAGAAAGCAGAGAACCATTATCTCGCCGATCAGCAACGCGAAATGCACAAGGCCGATGAAGAACTCTTCTTCTACATCGACGAAAAAAATAATTCGGTTGAATTAACCGATAAGGGCATTCAACTGATCACCCGTTCAGGAGAAGATCCCAACTTCTTTATCCTGCCCGATATCAGCTTATCGCTCGCGGCAATTGATAACAATGCGCAAGCTACTACAGAAGAAAAGCTGCATCAGAAAGAGCAGATCATCAGCGAATATGCAGTGAAAGCCGACCGCATCCATACCGTACAACAATTATTGAAAGCGTATACGCTGTTCGATAAAGATGTAGAGTACGTAGTAATGGATGGTGCGGTAAAGATCGTGGATGAGCAGACCGGACGTATCCTCGATGGCCGCCGTTATTCAGACGGTTTGCACCAGGCCATTGAAGCGAAAGAAAATGTGAAGATCGAAGCGGCTACGCAAACCTATGCTACTGTTACCCTGCAAAATTATTTCCGTATGTACCACAAACTCGCGGGTATGACGGGTACAGCAGAAACAGAAGCGGCAGAGTTGTGGGATATTTATAAACTGGATGTGGTTTCTATCCCCACCAATATTTCGATCATTCGTAAAGATGAGCACGACCTGGTATACAAGACCAAGCGCGAGAAATTCGGCGCTGTGATCGATGAGATCGCAAAGCTGCGCGATGGGGGCCGCCCCGTGCTCGTGGGTACAACTTCGGTGGAAGTGAGTGAATTGCTCAGCCGTATGCTACGGCAGAAACAGATCCCGCACAATGTACTCAACGCCAAACAGCACGCTCGCGAAGCACAGATCGTTGCGGAAGCTGGATTGGCCGGCGCTGTTACGATTGCAACCAACATGGCCGGCCGTGGTACCGATATCAAACTCGGGCCCGGTGTGAAAGAAGCAGGTGGATTGGCCATCCTGGGTACGGAAAGACACGAGTCGCGCAGGGTAGACAGGCAGTTGCGCGGACGTGCCGGTCGCCAGGGAGACCCCGGTTCTTCTCAATTCTTTGTATCACTGGAAGACGACCTCATGCGTATGTTCGGCAGTGAACGTATTGCCAAAGTGATGGATTTTGCAGGATACAAAGAAGGTGAAGTGATACAGCACAGCATGATCACCAAATCTATCGAACGTGCACAGAAGAAAGTAGAAGAGAACAATTTTGGTATCCGTAAGCGCCTGCTGGAATATGATGATGTGATGAACAAGCAGCGTACCGTGATCTATACCAAACGCAACCACGCGTTGTTCGGAGAAAGGCTGGCGCTTGATTTGGACAATGCATTTTATACCGTAGCAGAAGACCTGGTGATATCGTTCAAAGAACAGAATGATCACGAAGGATTCCGCCTGGCAGCCATCGTGGATTTCGGTATCGATACAACCATTACCGCGGAAGAATTGAACAAGTCTACCGATCAGCAACTGACCGAAAAATTATACGGCGAAGTGATTGCCAACTATGAGCGCAAAAAACGCGAACTGATGGTACAGGCTTTACCGGTATTCAAGAATATACGCCAGCAGCAGGGAACGCATATCGAGAATGTCATCGTGCCCTTCACTGATGGAAGAAAAGGCATGCAGGTATTGGCCAATATGGAAAAGACCCTGCACACGCAAGGCGCCGAACTGCTCAATGCATTGGAAAGGTCTGTTACATTGGGCCTTATCGACGATGCATGGAAAGAGCACCTGCGGGCGATGGACGACCTGAAGCAGAGTGTGCAGACAGCGACTTACGAACAAAAAGATCCGCTGGTGATCTATAAAATGGAAGCATTCGGACTGTTCAAGAAAATGGACAGCGAAGTGAACCGCGATATCGTTCAGTTCCTTTGTCACGCGGGCATTCCTTTGAATGAAGGCGATGAGTTGAAAGAAGGCCGTCAGCAAAAGACCGATATGAGCCGCATGAATGCCAATAAAGACAATGCAGATGGCGCTCCTTCAGAGAATGATTACTACGATCCTACACCTGTTAAACAACAGCCTGTTCATGTAGCGCCGAAGATCGGAAGGAACGATCCATGTCCTTGCGGAAGCGGTAAGAAGTACAAAGCATGCCATGGCAGAGAGGCATAA
- the atpG gene encoding ATP synthase F1 subunit gamma: protein MAGQLKEVRNRIKSVQSTQQITKAMKMVSAAKLRRAQEAIIQMRPYAQKLQEVLSNIVSSTEGDMSIKLAEERTVEKVLLIVITSDRGLCGGYNANLIKLAKTTIADKYSAQYQKGNVTIWNIGKKGFESLSKAGYKTDATYKDIFLNLKFEQVQAAAQAAMKAFENREFDAVEIIYSEFKNAASQVYQAEQFLPIPKVTATGSARKSDFIFEPAKEELVAELMPKILNTQLYKAVLDCNASEHGARMTAMDKASENANELLKSLKISYNRARQAAITTELTEIVSGAAALQG from the coding sequence ATGGCAGGTCAGTTAAAAGAAGTCCGTAACCGTATCAAAAGTGTACAGAGCACCCAGCAAATCACCAAAGCAATGAAAATGGTGAGTGCCGCCAAGTTGCGCCGCGCACAGGAAGCCATTATACAAATGAGGCCTTACGCCCAGAAGTTACAGGAAGTGCTGAGCAATATTGTAAGCAGTACGGAAGGTGATATGAGCATCAAACTGGCCGAAGAAAGAACGGTTGAAAAAGTATTGTTAATTGTGATCACCAGCGACCGCGGACTTTGTGGCGGATACAATGCCAACCTGATCAAACTGGCCAAGACAACCATTGCCGATAAATACAGCGCGCAATACCAAAAGGGTAATGTTACGATCTGGAATATTGGTAAGAAAGGTTTTGAAAGTCTTTCCAAAGCTGGTTATAAGACCGACGCTACCTATAAAGATATTTTCCTGAACCTGAAATTCGAACAGGTGCAGGCTGCTGCCCAGGCTGCCATGAAGGCATTTGAAAACAGGGAGTTTGATGCCGTGGAGATCATCTACAGCGAATTTAAAAACGCCGCTTCACAGGTTTACCAGGCAGAGCAGTTCCTACCCATTCCCAAAGTAACTGCTACCGGCAGTGCGCGCAAATCGGATTTCATCTTTGAACCCGCGAAGGAAGAACTGGTTGCCGAGCTGATGCCTAAAATATTGAATACCCAATTATACAAAGCCGTGCTGGATTGCAATGCCAGCGAACATGGCGCACGCATGACTGCCATGGACAAGGCCAGTGAAAACGCCAACGAGTTGCTGAAATCGCTTAAGATCAGCTACAACCGTGCAAGGCAGGCGGCTATTACCACTGAGTTGACTGAGATTGTGAGCGGAGCAGCTGCATTGCAAGGATAA
- the scpB gene encoding SMC-Scp complex subunit ScpB: MDLSEIIPHIEVLIFASEKPLTALDIVELINNAFGFLEERVTLDQIEAALDGIREKYNSEFYPFEVKESGGGWQFLTKKDYHKTIAQLNGDKFLKRLSNAALETLAIIAYKQPITKGEIESIRGVNSDYSIQKLLEKELIVISGRNENLPGKPLVYATSRNFMDYFGINSADDLPRIKEVLAEQAVEGTVINPEDFTDHHAAAIVADEHALTVNENGELVEKEEQEDNPSTESAEPGEETPQ; this comes from the coding sequence ATGGATCTCAGCGAAATCATCCCTCATATAGAAGTACTCATTTTTGCAAGTGAGAAACCCCTTACAGCCCTGGATATTGTGGAACTCATCAATAATGCATTCGGGTTCCTGGAAGAAAGGGTTACCCTCGACCAGATAGAAGCAGCGCTTGATGGTATCCGGGAGAAATACAATTCCGAATTTTATCCTTTTGAAGTGAAAGAGAGCGGCGGCGGATGGCAGTTCCTCACTAAAAAAGATTACCACAAGACCATCGCACAACTGAATGGCGATAAGTTCCTCAAGCGTTTATCCAATGCAGCTTTGGAAACCCTGGCCATCATTGCCTATAAACAACCCATCACCAAAGGAGAGATCGAATCGATCAGGGGTGTTAACAGCGATTACAGCATACAGAAGCTGCTCGAAAAAGAACTCATTGTGATCAGTGGCCGGAATGAAAACCTTCCCGGCAAACCACTGGTATATGCCACTTCGCGGAATTTCATGGATTATTTCGGCATCAATTCTGCCGATGACCTTCCCCGCATCAAGGAAGTACTGGCAGAACAGGCGGTAGAAGGCACCGTTATCAACCCCGAAGATTTTACCGACCACCATGCCGCAGCCATCGTTGCCGATGAGCACGCACTGACCGTAAACGAAAACGGGGAACTGGTGGAGAAGGAAGAGCAGGAAGATAATCCTTCCACCGAATCTGCAGAACCGGGAGAAGAAACGCCGCAATGA
- the lysA gene encoding diaminopimelate decarboxylase: MSQTLSTEQLNRIADHYGTPVYVYHAEKITQQFSRLTRAFASSDSRFFYACKALTNINILKHIRTLGCNVDCSSVNEVHLAVKAGFDPKNILYTSNGIAFSEIEEAAGQGVNINIDSLSNLEKFGRRYGGTYPVGIRLRPNIMAGGNLKISTGHEKSKFGIPVEQLNAILALVEKYDLRIAGLHIHTGSEIRDVEVFMKVADIFFELAPHFKDLVYLDLGGGFKVPYKENETGTDIELLGQKVAEVLNKLQQVYGRRLQAWFEPGKFLVSEAGYFITQVNVLKESAAATFAGVNSGFNHLIRPMFYESYHRITNISNPEGDKKHYAVVGNICETDTFAWDRELNEVREGDFLVFHNAGAYGFEMGSNYNSRYLPAQVLVKDGAHHLIRKRDVFEDLLRNQVEVL, translated from the coding sequence ATGTCACAAACATTATCGACCGAGCAATTAAACCGTATTGCAGATCATTACGGCACACCTGTTTATGTGTATCATGCCGAAAAAATAACCCAGCAATTTTCCAGGCTTACCAGGGCTTTCGCATCATCCGACAGTCGCTTTTTTTACGCCTGCAAGGCGCTGACCAATATCAATATCTTAAAACATATCCGCACCCTGGGCTGCAATGTGGATTGCAGTTCTGTGAACGAAGTGCACCTGGCCGTTAAGGCAGGCTTTGATCCGAAGAACATCCTGTACACCAGTAATGGCATTGCTTTTTCAGAAATAGAAGAAGCAGCCGGGCAAGGTGTGAACATCAATATCGACAGTCTCTCCAACCTGGAGAAATTCGGTCGCCGTTATGGTGGCACTTACCCGGTAGGTATTCGCCTGCGGCCTAATATCATGGCCGGCGGCAACCTCAAGATCTCTACCGGTCACGAAAAAAGTAAATTCGGTATCCCGGTTGAACAACTCAATGCCATATTAGCGCTGGTAGAAAAGTATGATCTGCGCATTGCCGGTCTGCACATCCATACCGGCAGTGAGATCAGAGATGTGGAAGTATTCATGAAAGTGGCTGATATTTTCTTTGAGCTGGCGCCGCATTTCAAAGACCTGGTTTACCTCGATCTGGGCGGTGGGTTTAAAGTGCCATATAAAGAAAATGAGACCGGCACGGATATTGAACTACTCGGACAAAAAGTAGCAGAAGTGTTGAACAAACTTCAGCAGGTATATGGCCGCCGCTTACAGGCCTGGTTTGAACCCGGTAAATTCCTGGTGAGCGAAGCGGGTTATTTCATCACGCAGGTGAATGTGCTCAAAGAGAGCGCCGCCGCTACTTTCGCTGGTGTCAACAGCGGGTTCAACCATCTTATCCGCCCCATGTTCTATGAGTCGTATCATCGCATCACCAATATCAGTAACCCTGAAGGAGATAAAAAACATTATGCGGTAGTAGGAAATATTTGTGAGACCGATACGTTTGCGTGGGACAGGGAGCTGAATGAAGTGCGGGAAGGCGATTTTCTGGTCTTTCACAACGCCGGTGCTTATGGGTTTGAAATGGGGAGCAATTACAATTCGCGCTACCTGCCTGCACAGGTACTGGTTAAAGACGGCGCCCATCACCTGATCAGGAAGCGGGATGTTTTTGAGGATTTATTAAGAAACCAGGTAGAGGTCTTATAG
- a CDS encoding ABC transporter ATP-binding protein codes for MIEIRNIQKSFGDRVILSDISAVMEAGKCNLIIGISGSGKTVLTKCIVGLFEPDQGDILYNGENMLQMQTEELALLRQKIGMLFQGNALFDSMTVEQNVLFPLDMFTSLSYSDKKKRVDEVLNRVNLEGVNKKYPSEISGGMKKRVGLARSIVLNPRFLFCDEPNSGLDPQTSLVIDKLIKEITTEYNITTIVVTHDMNSVMEIGDHIVYLHQGHKQWEGSNKDIIFSKDELLNKFIFASEFLQDAKQMRMMELNKKI; via the coding sequence ATGATCGAAATAAGGAACATACAAAAATCATTTGGCGACAGGGTGATCCTGAGTGATATCTCTGCAGTGATGGAGGCTGGTAAATGTAACCTGATCATTGGCATCAGTGGCAGTGGCAAAACGGTACTGACCAAATGCATAGTAGGTCTTTTTGAACCCGACCAGGGAGATATTCTCTATAATGGTGAGAATATGTTACAAATGCAAACCGAAGAGTTGGCATTGCTGCGCCAGAAAATAGGTATGCTTTTCCAGGGAAATGCCCTTTTCGATTCCATGACTGTTGAGCAGAATGTACTCTTCCCGCTCGATATGTTTACCAGCCTCTCCTATTCCGACAAAAAGAAAAGAGTGGATGAAGTACTGAACCGCGTGAACCTGGAAGGCGTCAATAAAAAATATCCTTCCGAGATCAGCGGTGGTATGAAAAAAAGAGTGGGTCTCGCACGCTCTATCGTACTGAACCCCCGCTTTCTCTTTTGCGACGAACCGAATTCAGGCCTCGATCCCCAGACTTCTCTCGTGATCGATAAACTCATCAAGGAGATCACCACCGAATATAATATTACTACCATTGTTGTAACGCACGACATGAATAGTGTAATGGAAATCGGCGACCACATCGTCTACCTGCATCAAGGGCACAAACAATGGGAAGGATCTAATAAGGATATCATATTCAGCAAGGATGAATTACTGAACAAATTCATTTTCGCATCTGAGTTCCTGCAAGATGCCAAACAAATGCGAATGATGGAGTTAAATAAAAAAATATGA
- the mdh gene encoding malate dehydrogenase has protein sequence MKVTVVGAGAVGATCADNIARKELAQELVLLDIKEGVAEGKAQDMMQTAALLGFDTRISGSTNDYAKTAGSDVVVITSGLPRKPGMTREELIGTNAGIVKSVCENILKYSPNAIIIVISNPMDTMTYLALQSTGLPKNRIIGMGGTLDSARFKYQLSQHLGCSPADLNAVVVGGHGDTTMIPLIRLATWNSVPVTKFLSEEQQKQIVADTMVGGATLTKLIGTSAWYAPGAAGAALVESILRDEKKLFTCCVSLDGEYGQKDICLGVPVVIGKNGWEKIVDFNLNAEEQAAFNKSADAVRSMNDVLKTL, from the coding sequence ATGAAAGTTACCGTAGTAGGTGCCGGAGCCGTAGGCGCTACCTGTGCCGATAACATCGCCCGGAAAGAGCTGGCCCAGGAGCTGGTATTACTGGATATCAAAGAAGGCGTTGCCGAAGGCAAGGCCCAGGACATGATGCAGACTGCCGCCCTGCTGGGTTTCGATACCCGTATCAGCGGAAGCACCAATGATTATGCTAAAACTGCCGGTTCTGATGTAGTGGTGATCACATCGGGCTTACCCCGTAAACCGGGCATGACCAGGGAAGAACTGATAGGCACCAACGCCGGTATTGTGAAAAGTGTTTGTGAGAACATCCTCAAATATTCTCCCAATGCCATCATCATTGTGATCAGCAACCCGATGGATACGATGACTTACCTGGCGTTGCAATCTACAGGATTACCCAAGAACCGCATCATTGGTATGGGCGGTACACTCGACAGCGCCCGTTTCAAATATCAACTGAGCCAGCACCTGGGTTGCAGTCCCGCTGATCTCAATGCAGTAGTGGTAGGCGGTCACGGTGATACTACCATGATCCCCCTCATTCGCTTGGCAACATGGAACAGCGTACCTGTTACCAAGTTTCTGAGTGAAGAGCAACAAAAACAAATTGTAGCAGATACCATGGTAGGCGGCGCAACACTGACCAAGCTGATCGGCACCTCTGCATGGTATGCACCTGGCGCTGCCGGAGCCGCACTCGTGGAAAGCATTCTCCGCGATGAAAAGAAATTGTTCACTTGTTGTGTAAGTCTCGATGGCGAATACGGGCAAAAAGATATTTGTCTCGGCGTTCCTGTAGTGATTGGAAAGAACGGATGGGAGAAAATCGTTGATTTCAACCTCAACGCAGAAGAGCAGGCTGCTTTCAACAAAAGCGCCGATGCCGTTCGCAGCATGAATGATGTGCTGAAAACCCTGTAA
- a CDS encoding TonB-dependent receptor, with protein sequence MRRLISMTVWGLLMTTTQISAQNKSTVDGNVKDNNGKALESVTVSLLKAKDSTLVKTDITDGNGQFELSASAGGKFLLSYTIVGYDKKFSDRFELQAGQSFHAGAVSLNAAPKKLQDVTVTSRKPMIEVKADKTIFNVENSINATGSNALELLQKSPGMQVDNNDNISMKGKTGVKVYVDSKMMQLNSKDLAAYLRSINSNDIEAIEMISNPSAKYDASGNAGIINIRLKKNKKFGTNGSMTAGFVQGVTPKGNGSVNLNYRDKKVNLFSNVSGNIGRYENDMNLYRIQRDTLYDQHAVNYNNNKSINIKTGADFFLDSRNTIGGLITTNFSTNDWTSTSNTDISYYPTNTYQKTLKAFNSVPGNRNNIDANLNYRYADTSGKEINFDGDYGQFRGRGNSYQPNYYQDVNGNILSQVINRNYTPTNIDIYTAKVDVEMPKWKGKLGFGAKFSYVKTDNTFDFFTDANGSPVKVLSRSNSFSYKENVNAAYVNYQRQFNPKWSLQAGLRAEQTNSEGILTRADGFVQDDNNVKRNYFDLFPSAALTWTVNKKNTLNLTYSRRIDRPTYQDLNPFENKLDELTYEKGNAFLRPQYTDNVELSHTFMYMINTSIGYSHVKDYSTMTTDTIKNATFVQQKNLATQQILTFSIGSPLPIKKWWNGYANFWYNYQMFKGMIGNNELKTTIPLFGAYMQHSFTLGNDYTAEASGWFNGPSIWGATWKTKSQGALDLGIQKMFLQKKATLKLSATDIFHTASPWRAHSVFGGLNISGNGSWESQTFRVNFTYRFGSNQVKAARQRQTGLETESKRIKG encoded by the coding sequence ATGAGACGGCTTATTAGTATGACAGTATGGGGATTGTTGATGACTACTACCCAAATTTCTGCACAGAACAAATCTACAGTAGACGGAAACGTAAAAGACAATAATGGCAAGGCATTAGAATCAGTAACCGTATCCCTCTTAAAAGCAAAAGACAGCACCCTTGTAAAGACAGATATCACCGATGGCAACGGCCAATTTGAATTGTCTGCATCCGCCGGCGGAAAATTTTTACTCAGTTACACCATCGTTGGATACGATAAAAAATTTTCAGATCGTTTTGAATTGCAGGCTGGACAAAGCTTTCATGCCGGTGCAGTAAGCCTCAACGCTGCTCCTAAAAAATTACAGGACGTAACGGTCACTTCACGCAAGCCTATGATTGAAGTGAAGGCAGATAAAACCATTTTCAATGTTGAGAACAGTATCAATGCTACCGGCAGCAACGCACTCGAACTGTTGCAGAAGAGTCCGGGTATGCAGGTCGACAACAACGACAACATCAGCATGAAAGGAAAAACCGGTGTTAAAGTGTATGTTGATAGCAAGATGATGCAATTGAATTCGAAAGACCTGGCTGCTTATCTCCGCAGCATCAACAGCAACGACATTGAAGCCATTGAAATGATCAGTAACCCCAGCGCCAAGTACGATGCCAGTGGTAACGCAGGTATCATCAACATCCGCCTGAAGAAAAATAAAAAGTTCGGCACCAACGGAAGCATGACCGCTGGTTTCGTGCAGGGCGTTACGCCCAAAGGCAATGGATCTGTGAACCTCAACTACCGCGATAAAAAAGTGAACCTGTTCAGCAATGTCAGCGGTAATATCGGCCGTTATGAGAACGATATGAACCTCTATCGTATCCAGCGAGATACGTTATATGATCAGCACGCCGTTAACTACAACAACAATAAGAGCATCAACATCAAGACCGGCGCCGATTTTTTCCTGGATAGCCGGAACACTATCGGCGGCTTGATCACTACCAATTTCAGTACCAACGATTGGACCAGTACCAGTAATACGGATATTTCCTACTATCCTACCAACACTTACCAGAAAACATTGAAAGCTTTCAATAGCGTTCCCGGTAACAGGAACAATATAGATGCCAACCTGAACTATCGTTATGCCGATACCAGTGGCAAAGAGATCAACTTCGATGGAGATTACGGTCAGTTCCGCGGCAGGGGCAACAGTTACCAACCCAACTATTACCAGGATGTGAATGGCAATATCCTTTCACAGGTGATCAACCGGAATTACACACCTACCAACATTGATATTTATACAGCTAAAGTGGATGTAGAGATGCCTAAGTGGAAGGGTAAGCTCGGATTTGGTGCCAAGTTCTCTTATGTAAAGACTGACAACACTTTTGATTTCTTTACAGATGCAAATGGTTCGCCTGTTAAAGTGCTAAGCCGCAGCAACAGCTTCTCTTATAAGGAAAATGTAAATGCCGCTTATGTGAATTACCAAAGACAGTTCAATCCGAAATGGAGCTTACAGGCAGGTCTTCGCGCAGAACAAACCAACAGTGAGGGCATACTCACCAGGGCAGATGGCTTTGTGCAAGATGATAACAATGTAAAGCGTAATTATTTCGATCTGTTCCCCAGCGCTGCATTGACCTGGACAGTAAATAAAAAGAACACCCTCAACCTTACCTATAGCCGCAGGATCGACAGGCCTACTTACCAGGACCTGAATCCGTTTGAGAATAAACTCGACGAACTGACCTATGAAAAAGGTAATGCTTTCCTGAGGCCACAGTATACTGATAATGTGGAATTATCGCACACGTTCATGTACATGATCAATACTTCGATTGGTTACAGCCATGTGAAAGATTATTCTACCATGACTACTGATACCATCAAGAACGCCACGTTTGTACAACAAAAAAACCTGGCTACCCAACAGATACTGACTTTCAGCATCGGATCTCCGCTGCCTATTAAAAAATGGTGGAATGGTTATGCCAATTTCTGGTACAACTATCAGATGTTCAAAGGCATGATCGGAAACAATGAACTGAAAACAACCATTCCATTGTTCGGAGCCTATATGCAGCACAGCTTTACACTGGGTAATGATTATACGGCCGAAGCAAGTGGTTGGTTCAATGGACCTTCTATCTGGGGTGCTACCTGGAAAACCAAATCACAAGGTGCGCTTGACCTGGGCATACAGAAAATGTTCCTGCAGAAGAAAGCCACTCTTAAACTCAGCGCTACCGATATCTTCCATACGGCCAGTCCCTGGAGGGCACACAGTGTTTTCGGTGGCCTGAACATCAGCGGCAACGGCAGTTGGGAAAGCCAGACATTCCGTGTGAATTTCACTTACCGTTTTGGCAGCAACCAGGTGAAAGCTGCAAGGCAGCGCCAGACCGGTCTCGAAACCGAATCGAAACGCATCAAAGGATAA